GCGCGGGTCCGGGGCGCGGACCCGGGTCGCTGCGGCGCGGGCGTCATGTCAGACAACGAGGACAAGTGAGTGCGGACGAAGTGGCCTTTGCGGATCCTCGGGAGAGGCGGGTGAAGCAGGAGCCTGGGTCGAAGGAGGCTGAGGACCCAGGCATCTAAGGGACTGGGGCTACTGACggggagcagggaagggtggggggccAGAAGCGTAGCCAGGGCGCGGGCACCGCAGGGCTCAGGCTGGAGGGTACAGAGAGGATCAGTGGACAAGGCGTCTCCCAGCAAACGTCCCCTGAGCTGAGCGCTGCGTCTTGTTTTGGGAATATTGAGGTGTGTTAGGCATAGTCCCACGTGCTCCCTTTCCGGAAGACGGGCAGGCCCATACACAGGTTAAGACGGCATCGGGTGAGATTAGGCAGTAGAAGCGCGTAGTACAGCAGGTCCCCGAGTAACGTCAGTTTGTACCAGCGTTGATGAGATGCTGTGGGAACTTAACTCCGGTTTATATCAGTCTGTGGTGAAATGGGTTTCATTAGGCCCTGTGTTGCTTCAAGTCGCAGAACCTATCTACagtgttaagtgaggacttactgggTAGAAGTTCTCCTGCAGAGGGTCCAGTGAGACTCGGAGGGGAGAACCGTCTGGAAGGGTGGCGGTCATCTGGGGAGAGAAAGTAGTGGCTTGCCCTAGGGAGATAGTCATAGAGGGAGTGAGAAGTGGCTTTGAATTCTGGATTTATTGTGAAGCTAGGGCCAAAATGATTTTCAAGTGGGGGCCCAAGGAGAGAGGTCTGGTCTGAAGGTAAAAATAGGGGCGTGGTCAGCCTGTCGGTCAAAACTAAGAAGCAGGTGAGGTCATCAGGGGAGTCTCGGTGAGAAGAGATGGCGGGGTGTGGGGGCATCCCAACAGGAGTGCTTTGCAAAGccgggaggggcagccagggaggggggaaaggcCAGGAGAGGGAGGTGCCCTTGTAGTCCAGTGAGGAGAGTgtgtggaggagagagagtggtCTGTTTTGCTAGCACGTAGGTCAAGCTAAATGAGAACAAGAATAGTCcattgggtttgtttgtttatttatttatttattaaaaatttctttgtaaattcttttaaagatattacttatttttagagagggaagggagagagagagagagggagagaaacatcaatgtgcagttactgggggtcatggccggcaacccaggcatgtgccccgactgggaatcaatcctgcgatacctggttcgcagcctgcgctcaatccactgagctacaccagccagggcgggtttatttatttttaagactttatttacttttacagagaggggaagggaaggagaaagagtgggagagaaacactgatccgCTCCCTcccgcacacccccaactgggcacctggcccacagcccagaacTGGCAACCCCTCAGTTTgcaagcccgtgctcaatccactgagccacaccaaccagggagattgaattatttttaagttaaatttattggggtgactttggttaataggatcatatgtTTCAGGTGTCCATTTTTATGATGCAGCGATCTGTGTATCACACTGTGTGCCCACCCCAAGTCACACCATCTTCCGTCACCGTGTACTaggtcctcccccgcccccacgccaTGGAGAAACGTTCACAAACTCGAAAGAAGGATTGCTTTTGATGAAGCAGAGTTGTGGCAGAATGGGAAGAGAAGAGTGAGAAACTGACATGAATTCCATGAATTTTGCTCCCAAGGGGAGCATGGAAATTGGGGCTCTGTGGAATggagaagttttgtttttcaagattggGCAGTAATACCCACTTATGTGCTGCTGGCAGTGGTCCtgtagagagaggaaaggaatagTGATGACGACGGAGTCCCAGCACCCTTGGGGGCTGAGGGGTCCATTGGAAGGAGTGGAATGAAGCACAAGTTCAATTCACTCATTAAGTGGATACTTACTGAGTGCATCCTGTGTACCGATGAGacccccccctctccctctttggTTCCAGTAAGTGATGCCCTAACTACTGGCCTCTTCTTGCGCAGCTTTGATGGTGACGACTTTGATGACGTGGAAGAGGATGAAGGACTAGACGACTTGGAGAATGCTGAGGAGGTCAGTATTTAGCCTTGGGCtcctccctctgcagcccaggctgCCAGATGACCTGGCCGATGACAGTTCCCTGAGCACATCTGCCTCCTGTTCTGTGGTCAGAGCCCCCGCCACGAGCACCCCATGAGACTGAGCAGGGTTCAGTCGTGGGGCGTGGAGACACCCTGCAGGGTGGGCTTGTGGGCTTTTGTCCACCTGGATCCACCAGCCCACGGCTTCTGGGACAGTGGGCTCACCGGTGGGTGAAATGTCAccctcattcattcaacagatgtgTTGAATGTTTATTGTGTGCACGGCgctctgcagggtggggctgcATAGGACCGAGGCGGGGGGTGACCTGGGTAGATCTGGAGGTAAGGGCCCAGATCAGGCGGATTTCATAGCCTAAGTGCAGTGGGAAGCCACGAGTTTTGAGCTTGGTAGTGGCATGATccagtttgcattttattttattttttacaaaagatttttattttaatttatttttagagaggggggaagggaaggagaaagagagggagagaaacaccaacgtgtatgagagagacatcgatttgattgcctcttgcatgtccccaactgggggcctggcccacaacccaggcatgcgccctgatggGGCCTTgtaccagcgacctttcagttcacaggctggcgctcagtccacggagccacagcagccggggccTAGCCTGTATTTTAGAAATAGCATTCTGGCCTCAGAGTGGAAGGTGAATTGGGGAGGGGCAAGAGTGGAGGAGAGAGACCCGTGAGGGGACTCCCCTAGACCCGCAGGTGAGAGACCTGCCGCTTGGACCTGGGCACTGCCGGTGTCAGTGACAGTGACGAGCAAGCATTTTGGTGGGTGGGACATGGGGAGGGGAACTCGGGAGATGGCAAGGATGACTCTGGGATTTCTGGCTTGAGTCACTGCGTGGATGGGTTCCTGGCTCCATGAATAAAATAGGGCTTCCTGTCTTGTGTGACTGGTGGTGGAAGAAGTGCTTTGTGTCTCCTGCAGAGAGCGGTCGCTTGGTGTTTTAGGCAGGGAAGCTGAAGCCCCCCTCTCTGAACTTTCTGCACAGCTCTCTCCGGCACCCGTACGCTGCGTCAGAAACCTCTTCTCCATCCTGCAGCTCCCCTGcccgtccccccaccccgtcAGTTCTGCCTCTGACTTGTGGTGCAGCCCCGCCTCCTTTCCACACACCTCGTGCTCAGCCTGGTTCAGATCGCTCCTGCTTTTTGCCGGCGCCGCTGCGGAAATCGTGTTCCTGGATTTCCTGCCGTCGGGCTCTCCGATTGCCTTTCTGCTGCCGGAGTCCTCTCTCTTGCCTGCCGGCACAATCCGTTACTACCGGTCCTCCTAAAAACGGTCTCCTGGCTTCTGCCCTTCCCCCTGCAGAGTATCCGGAGTAGCCACTGTCCATGTTGAGTCAAATCGTGTCTCTCTCCTGCTCAGAATCCTCACCCCGAGGTGTGTACCTTTGCTCTGTTTAGGCTCCACAATTAGTTAGCAAACCCGGTACAtggtctccctcctctctcccttggATGTGCGGTTCAgcctgcctggaatgcccttcccttcctccttggcTTGGGAACTGCTCATTCTTCTAGACGAGCTCGAGTCTCGTCTCCGGACTGTCTTCCCAACCCCTGCATGACTCAGGGGCCCCTCTCCCCCTCAGTGCCTGTGTTGCACACTCGCATGTCTTCAAAGCGCCGGCGTGGTGTTCACTCTGGTCTCCTCCCAGATGTGCGTTCTCTGAGAGCAGGGACCCTCCGCTGTTCTGCCGTCTGGCGTGCGACCAACGCTTAACGAGTGCCCGTTGAATGTAtgagtatgtgtatatatgggAACATCCAGCGTGTGGCTGCCTTCACTCTGACCCTGCAGCCCCTTGACCCTTGGACTCAGTTGTCCTGTCTGAAGGTGGACGCTTGTTCTCGCTTCCTGCTGAGGGTGATCTGTCATCTCTGCCCAAGGCCTTCTTCACACAGGGCCGGCGCCCCTGGCCACCCCACCTCTCGGCCTCTGCTTCTCTCCTGGACGGGGCAGCTGGCCCTGGAGTCCCGGTCACGATGCTTTTCTTTTACTGGGTCTGAGACTTGGGCCAAGTCAGCTAACTCCCCGGGCCTCTAAAGTGGCACCACAGTCCCTGCCTCGTAAGGTCACACGAGGGCTAAGTAAGGTGCCCGTAGGGCAGCTGCGAGGTCGCTGGCACGTAATAAGCAGTGGCggagggggtggtggtgatggtcactgcccccgcccctccccctcccaacaGCACACCCTGAgcttttccctatttttctgcCTTGGCGTCCAGGAGGGCCAGGAGAACGTGGAGATCCTCCCCTCCGGAGAGCGACCGCAGGCCAACCAGAAGCGAATCACCACCCCATACATGACCAAGTACGAGCGAGCCCGCGTGCTGGGCACCCGCGCCCTCCAGATCGCGTGAGtgtgcccctccctgtcccttccaCCCGCCCGGCCACAGCACGCCTCCGGGTGAGCGGTGTGGCCCAGCACCGCTTTCACAGGCCGAGTGGGGGGGGAGCTCTTTCCGTGTGCCAGGCTGTGTGCTGGACCTTTGCCCTCAGGGAGTCTGCGATCCAACAGGGGAAATAGGACTTGACCATCTAAGAAGTCAAATAACAGTATAGCAGACAAgtaacaacaaaatacagaaatcgGTGATTGCCTCTCAGggtagtaaaggaaaaaaaactggatTTAGACAGCCCTAGGCCGTTGTGGGTCAGTTCATTTGGGGGGCTGTGTCAGCCCACATAGGGctggtggttcttttttttttttcttctttttctttttattttaaagattttatttatttatttttagagagggaagggggggagaaagagagagaaacatcaatgtgtggttgctgggggccgtggcctgcaacccaggcatgtgccctgactgggaatcgaacctgggatgctttggtttgcagcccgagctcaatccactgagctatgccagccagggtgggctgGTGGTTTTTGATGGGAGGTCCACTGTGGCCAGCTCAGAGGACGGGAGACCTCTCCACATAGAGGCCGTACTAGAGACGTGAAAACAGAACAGTGGTGGACTTCTGGGGACTTGAAATTGGcaacctttctttctcttccacattTGGACCCAGTTAAAGAATCACAAGGTCCAGGAGATAGCCAGTGGGTAGGCAGAGATGGGACTTGCTGGGGAGTGCGCGCTCAGGCGTGCAGGCATCCGGAGGCTGCGTCTGCCAGGGCAGGCCTGCCTTCCAGGGTCAGGGACCTTGTGACGGCACCCTGTCTGCAGGCGGGTGGCTTTGAGAAAGCGGGGACTCTCAAAACAGGCCACAGATGCCGGCTTTCCCCCAGGTTCCCGTGTCAGGCAAGTTACTCCTTCGTGCTGGGGAGGAGCgagtggggagacagggagggcaggTGTGATCCTGTCTCTGTCACGGGAGGTCTCCCAGGGCAACAGGGGGCCGAGGGCAGGAGCTCTGCTCAGAGTTCTCATAAGCTGGTGTGGGCAGCGGTGGTGATCTGGAAGGAGGGTCACTTCGGGTGGGGCGTGGTGGGCAATGGACTGAAAGGAATGGACTGGTGCTGACGCCAGGTCCGTGCGCCCCCCTCCCTCGCTGTCAGTTGACGTTGGACCTGATCGCCAGTCCTGTGGGTGGAGAGGACCGCGTGTCCTCCTCGGTGACAGGTCCCACAGTCAGGCAGCACCGCTCGTTCTACAGCAGAGGACCTCTCGCCAGCCTGGTGGCCGTCCCTGCTGGTCTGGGAGAAATCAGAGCCGTGCTTCGAGGGACAGTTTTGGTGTCCCTGGGGCCCAGGTCCTCCGGCCTGCACCATAGATTCTGGGAGCTACGAGCTCCGTACGGCCTTTTACGTTTAACGTAAGTGGAAGTTCAGCTGTTGGGTTTCATTGGCCACGTTCTACGTGCTCAGTGGGCACCCGTGGCTGGGGCTTCCGTGACGGGCAGTGCAGGTAGAGGACGTTCTCATCATTGCAAAGTGTTATGTTGGTGTGCCAGTGCTCCTCTATGCTGAAAGTGACTCGGCAAAGagagtaattctttttttttttttaaagatattctaTATTAttagcactcttttttttttaagattttatttatttatttttagagagggaagggagggagatagaaagagagagaaacatcaatgtgcggttgctgggggttatggcctgcaacccaggcacgtgccctggctgggaatcgaacctgggacactttggttcccagcccgcgctcaatccactgagctacgccagccagggcgtgagaGTAATCCTTAAACTCTTTTTCAAACAAGTCTACCGGTTGTATGCAAGGTAGAGTCTCCCACCACGGAGTAGGCGCTGCGCTGGCTCCTGTTGGGGACACAAAGATGATGAGACGCAGCCCCCTGACCTCCAGTGCGTACCTCCTCGCAGGGAGCTGGACCCCTTTACGAAATGTCCCGACCCCAAGGCAGGCAGCTGCAGTGCCATTCGAGGGGTgcagaaaggggagaagggagtaATTGCAGGGGTGACAGGAAAGCCTGTGAAGAGGTTAGAGTGCAGGTGGtcggggggagggaggtggttttAACGGTACCCAGGGGCCACCAACATCATCAGGACAGGTCTGAAGGAGGCGGGCAAGTGGCCTGTGGTGGGAGTGGCACGTGGCTTGGGGTACAAGACTGGAGAAGATGTCACTGGTGCTTTGAGTGACAGTTTTGGAAGATGGGTGTGCACTTGGTGGGCACCGTGCAACACTTGAGTGTGCAGGCAGGCCTTCAGAACACGACCGGGTCCCGGCAGCCTGCTTTTCCCTGGGAACCAGGCACGGCCCCACCTCGCTGGGTCCGCAGTGGCCCTTCCGACGAAGGAGTAGCACGCCGCTGTCTGGCAGTCCTTGCCCGCGgtgagcagcaggcagccagggctTTCCCTGTCCCTTGCCTATCCCTAGCAGCAGGCATGCAGCCTGCGTCTAGGTGCCAAGTAAACGCGTCCTGGGTGCTCTTTGGATGGAGTCTCACTCTTTTCACTAGCACCACCTAGTGGCTGATGTGCGCCACAGTCGCCTCCTAAGGATCCGGCCAGGTCTCTCTTGTGGAGGCTCTGGGGCCGGCAGACCTGAAGGGTGCTCTCACACTGGGCACTTTGCGCACACACAGTAGGGCTGGCCGGATGAGTGGATGCTCTTGATTCTTCCTGTCTTGAATGAAAGAAGGCTGGCATTTTGCCACATCCTTTAAACTTTTAATACTTATTGAGAGAGGATACGGGGAAAGTTAAGCGCTTGCTCTCTGCCCTGGAGAACTTTTTAGGCTTTGGGGAGTAATACTGAGACTTGTCCTGAAAAaatccagccactgttaatataacgagaatggtttgcacgacatcgatgtcacctggcagcccaggcgagtgggctggaatgcacatgtgtgaacagtgacgacttcactgtactagtcagcgagGGTGGTAGACACCGTTGACTGAGCATGGGTACtatgtggccgtcacattcaaaatgactgggcaaGCAGAGCAATGAGTCTGCGTCAGATTTTGCGTTGGGCTTGAGCACTCCTCCGTGGAAACTGCTCAGGTGGCTCCAAGGGCCGCAGCTGTGGGCGAGTGGGGACTGGCAGCTTCACCACGACAGCGTTCTCACTCATGCATCAGgcctcgtgcagagttttttggcgaaacaccAAGTCAGCCAGGTGACTcggtccccctacagcccagatttggcgccctgtgacttctggcttttcctaaaactaaaatcacctttgagagagaagagatttcagaccgtcagtgagattcagggaaaGACGATGAGGCAGCtggtggtgactgggagaactgtgtgaggtccctcGGTGCCTGTTTTGACGGGGACTGAGgggtcattgtcctgtgtgcaacgttccttgtatcttgtgtcttctccAGTAAACGTCTCTGTTTtccatattgcatggctggatacctcctggacagaccAGGAGGTATCAAAGTATTTGGTAATAAAACTAGCGACTGACTTGGCGCAAACGGTGGCCCTCAGACCGGCTGATTGCCAGGGGGTTTTGCAGACGCAGGTTCTCGGGCCCCTCCACTGGACAGTCTACTCTGAGGGTCTGGGAAGAGGACCTGCCTGGGATCTCGGGTTTTAGCGTTTGCTCCTAGTAATCTCCACCATCAGGTTTGGGACCCTTGAGTACAAACCTGAGCTGGAACCATCAAGGGCAGCTTCCTAGAGGAGGTGGGCCGGGaactggccccccccccccccccccccccgtttgtGTTCAGAGCCTCCAGGATGTGCTGGGGCACGCCCTGGGCCACCGGGCGCCCGTCATGGTCTAATGCGGACGACTCCGAACACGCAGTGTTAGAGCTCAGGAGGCGGGGCCGAGGGAGCACGTGCGAGTGAGCCGGCACCGAGGGTGCAGGGTGTGGCACACGGTCCCCAGGGCGGAGACATCCGCGTCTCCCGCGGGCCTGCAGGGGAGGAAGAGCTCGAATGAGGACTCAGAAGGGTAACCACAGCGTCTGTCCAGGACGCCTCAGGAGTCTGGTGTGGGGGGAACTCAGGCAAGCGGCATGAGGAGGTGCTGGGGAGGTGAGCAGGGGCCGGGCTGGGTTCTGCCTTCTGGCCGTGGGCGTCGTGGAAGGGAGGTCAGCAGGAGCGCACCCGATGAAGCCGCGTGGAGACTGGAAGCTGGGACTGCCGAGGGCGCAGTGCCTGGATAGGAAAGGAAGCCGGGCCGGGCCCTGAGGCCAGTCACGGGGGCCGGGTGGAGGCTCCCCCCGGAGGCAGCCCTTGCGCGAGGCGGTGTCTTTGTGCTGGAGTGAGCCTGCCGAGGCCCTGggggggcccctgggaggggaGCTGACTTGATGAATGTCGGGTGGCCTTGTGGTTAAAACTTCGTCTTGTCCCGTTCCCAgtgctgtgttttttttgtttgtttgtttgtttaagattttattttttttatttttagaaggggaagggggagagagagagagggagagaaagagagaaagagaaacatcaatgtgcggttgctgggggccttggcctgcaacccaggcatgtgccctgactgggaatcaaacctgcgatactttggttcgcagcccacgctcaatccactgcgctacgccagccaggccagtgCTGTTTTTAGGTGTGCGTATCCTTGGTTTATAAATGGGAGGTGTTACAGCACAGTAGGTCGGAGCCTGCagggttcaaatcttggctctgccacttactgctGTGTTACCTAGGGCAAGTtactgacctctctgtgcctccgttcCCTCACGAGTAAGACAGAAGTAACCCTAGTACTCACCTCGGATGAAATAATCCGTGGAAGAACCATGTTAAGAGACTGACATGTGGTGCTTAGTGCGGCTTTGCCTGTCAGCCGGCGAGGAGCGTCCCAGCCGCACTGCAGGCGAAGGCGGGGCCTTCTGTCCTCCTTGTCAAACAAGGGTACTGAGATTCGGAGACAGATTCCGTGTCTTTGGAGGCAAACTTTAAATCTGGTCTACTGGCTCCCACTCACGGGCCCTCACTGTGCCCCTGAGCCACTGCCCCCCCCCTCCATGGCACACCTGCCTGCCTTTCTAGGTGAGGAGAGGGGGGTGCCCGTCCTGTTTGTGAAAtaggccccggccccacccccgacTCCCTGCCGGGCCTTTCTGGCTGTGCCTGCAGCCTCCCCAACGcctgtccctgctcccacaggATGTGCGCCCCGGTGATGGTGGAGCTGGAGGGGGAGACGGACCCCTTGCTCATCGCCATGAAAGAGCTCAAGTAAGTCGCCAGATCGTGCTCTGGGTTCTCTGTTGCCCACCCTGACCCCCACTTCGCTGGCTGGGGGAGCTGTGCTTGCTCCTGTGGGCCCTCAGCTTGTTCTGCAGTCAGCCCAGCAGGAGAGCGGAGGGAGGGCCGGCGGAGGGGAGGGCACTGAGGAGACGTGGGCCACTCCTGGTTGTCAGAACCTGCTGTCTGCCCTGTGCTCCTCCTCCCCGGCCCTTCAGccacgggggggtgggggaggtggggggggcagagcTCTCCCAGACCTGCTgtccccaccgccccctccctcAGGGATGCGGGCACTTCCTGTTTTTACTGTGATTCCTTCCCTACAAAGTACGCTCAGCCCGGCAGGATGCTCCTGAGACTTCTCCTGTGCCCCCTGCACCTCCTGCCGCAGCGCGGGCGTCTCCAGCCCTCACATGCCTGTGCCTtctcccctgcccagggcccggaAGATCCCCATCATCATCCGGCGCTACCTGCCCGATGGCAGCTACGAAGACTGGGGGGTGGACGAGCTCATCATCACCGACTGAGTCGGCCTCACCTTCCCGGCTGTGCCTCGTCCCCCGCCCCTGTCCCTCACACTCTTTGTACGTGTAAATAATAAACTGTTCGACCTTTCCACCCTGTGCCTCCGGCTGTCTGCGGTGCCCACCCGCTTCTGCCCCGCTGTGTGCAGGCTGCACCCGTCCCGGTGGCCCCGGGACTGTCAGCTCTGCAAGAGGCACAAGGGCCCTTGCCCCTGTGGGTACCCCGagtccctccctccatctccccgCTCCAAAGGCTGCTGCGGGGAGACACCTCAGCTGCCTTCCCAGCACACAGACCAGCCTTTGTGCCCAGGGAGCTGGTTTCCATGGAAACCCCCAATTTCCTTTCCAGTGGGGACTGGCTGCAGGGGCTTCTCCCTTCTCAGGAGTATCACAGAGCAGGTCCCATCAAGCCGCCCATTGTTTCCTGAGGACCTGCCTCGAGCCCCTTATCATGGGCTCGGATCCCCTTTCAGGAGCAGCGGCCCAGCAGGAAGCTGGGGACCCGGGGATCTCCGCCCTCCCCAGCAGCGCCCTGCTGGGTGCGTCAGCTGGAGCAGGGACCCGGCACCTGCCCGCCCGCTCCGCCCTGTCCCCACTCCTCAGGCCACTGCCGCACA
The sequence above is a segment of the Phyllostomus discolor isolate MPI-MPIP mPhyDis1 chromosome 2, mPhyDis1.pri.v3, whole genome shotgun sequence genome. Coding sequences within it:
- the POLR2F gene encoding DNA-directed RNA polymerases I, II, and III subunit RPABC2, encoding MSDNEDNFDGDDFDDVEEDEGLDDLENAEEEGQENVEILPSGERPQANQKRITTPYMTKYERARVLGTRALQIAMCAPVMVELEGETDPLLIAMKELKARKIPIIIRRYLPDGSYEDWGVDELIITD